Genomic segment of Pseudorca crassidens isolate mPseCra1 chromosome 10, mPseCra1.hap1, whole genome shotgun sequence:
ACTTCACACCCAAAAATAGACTCACATTTTCCAGGAGGCTTGGCAAACTATGTAATGGCAAACAAAAAGTAAGGATGCTGTGAGCAGAGTATGAATAGACTGCTTCTCGCCACACATCCACTTGTAGCTACTGGCCTGTTTCCATATTATCacctttatttgtgtgtgtgtgtgagaactgTGCTATTTGCCTTTGAGAATAGTTGTTCACAAAAGTATACTCCACTGTATACTGCCTGATGGAAGCAAGTGCAAAGGAAAGCAAAGATTTGGCATcaggcttgaaaaaaaaaaaaaaacataagaggGATTAGATTCTGGTAGTTAAAACCATTTGGGGAAACCAAAAGGGCTGGTTCCAGGTCTTGGGTAGGAAATGTACAGAGTAAACTTGGGTTAATCAAAGCAGGGAAGTACTTGAGGACTAACAGGGATgtgtcaaagagacacaggtggTTATAGTGGTTTCCACTGGTCAAACTTGGGACCATTTGAGCATCAACAAGAATtatgatggttaaaaaaaaaattaagtccaaGATACAGGATGGAAATGGACATTGATTATTAATGGGCTGAATCCATATAACAAATACTCAGTCTTTAGTAAATGCCTCTTGCATTGTTCACTTTGTGTTGACAGCATCATTTAGGCTATGTCAAATACCAGTGATCTTACTATTCAGAAGAAGTCCATGGAACCATGGaaaaatttttattactgatttgatccaattcaattttctcaaaaatatcaGTATTTTGTATTCACTTTATAATTTCTGCAAACACATTTTCTGCTTATAAAACAAGAATTATGATGGTAATGGAGTATGTAATAACGAATTTTAAAACCTTtaataatggtttttaaaaaaccaaaccgTGATTCCATAGTGaaacaaacaatagaaaaaatgaagGCGTGGTAAGAATGGCAGCTAATAAACGTGGGAGCATGACAGAGTTACAGAATCATCGGGTATGCAATCAGTAATGTAGTCACAGATTCAGTGAAGGATTGTGTGAGTTTGCTGGGAACGGGACGTTCACATGGCCTCAAAGTAGCATCCCTCGGATTACTTACCAAATACCAAGAGGAAAATGTACAGTTACAATGGAGCCATGCAGTCACTGTCTTTACCGAGTGATCAAATTTAGCATTACTGACAGCAGGAGAATCTAAGATATGTGTCCTCTATGAGGTGTGATAAAGAGGTACACACGTCTTGCAAAAAATGCTTAACACTGAATCTAGTCGTAAGGGGAAGATCTAACAAGTCCAGAAGGAGGAACATTCTACCAGACAACTGGCGGGAAGTCGGGACAAAATTCAGTGACAAGTTACAGAGGAGAGTGGAAGAGACTGTTCTGCAGTAAAAGAGCCGATTATAGCTCATgggttgaaaaaaataataaaaacggCTATCAAAGGAATTTCGGGGGCAGCTTGGGAAATTTGAATACGAATTATGTTAGATGATACTATGAAATCATTAATTTTCTAGGTTTGATCATATATGATGCTTATGTCGGGCTATGTCCTTATTCTTGGGAGATGCATACAGACGTCTGTGGGGGTGAAGTATCCGCAACTTTCAAATAATTCGTCAAAAATCAGTGTGCGGGGCTGTGTGTATGGAGACGGTGGGAGAGAGGCCAAATGTTAAGCAGTTAATGAACTGGAGGACGGCTATGCGAATGCTCATTGTACTACTCTTTAAACTTTTCTGTAGATataagcgttttttttttttttaaattggggcgGGGAACGCCGTTCACGGAAGGCCAAGTGCAAAGGCATCCACGAGCCTTACGAAGGTAGCGACGTCGGGAAGGGACGGAAGAGACTTCTCAGAACAGCTTCCGCCCTTCCCGGGGCCCTTCCCTGTTGGCGGATCCAGTCACGTGGCTACGTGGCCCCGCCCACAGCTCCCAGAGGCCCGCGCGCGCCGCCGGCCGTTGGGCCGCTCCTTCCGGGCCGGCAGGCGGGTAAGTGGTCGTGCCGCGGCCATGGATGGCGATCCTCCACCGGTGGAGGAGCGGCGGCGGCTGCGGGAGGAGCTGAGCGAGTTCGTGGAGAGCTGCTGCCGGACGCTGGAGGAGGTGACGGCGTCGCTGGGCTGGAGCCTGGACCGGCTGGACCCCGGGGAGGAGGAGGCGGCCGAGGTGAGGGGCGCGGGGTCCTCCCGGGGGCCCTCAGCCTGCGGAGCCCCGGGCGGCGGCCGCGGCCCCGCGTCTGCAGGGCTGTGGGCGGCGCGGGATCCGGCCTGCAGCGCCCGACGCCCCCGGGATGCTCGCACCCACCCCCGGGCTGCGCACCCCTGCGGAACCTCGCCCTAAGGAGCCGAGGGATCGCGGCGGGTGCAGAGCGGAGCGGATAGCCGGGCTGGGGTGTGACTAGGAGATAAGCGGGCGGGTTCGGGGTGCTGCtcgcggaggcggcggcggcttGCCCTGTCATCTGTCGCGTGGATTCCGCACTTGCACCAGACTCGGTGTCGGGAGGGCTTGGGAGTGCAGGTCATCTTTCTCAGTCTCCAGACTGTGCACCGATTCCACGATTATTAAAGGATGTCAACCTAGAGTCGGTACTAGTAGCTCTCCTGGACGTTAGAAAGAGATGTAGGCAAGAGTATTGGGGTGAacaatcctgatttttttttttctttttaatgggatgggaggaagggaagtGCTCCAGTGTGGCATCATTATTCATGCGGTCGACTATTCTTTTTGGGTTTACCATTTTGAAAAAAcacttttgggaattccctggcggtccagtggttaggattccgcgcttccgctgcagggggcccgggttcaattcaaCCCCAggcctgggaactaagatccggcgtGCTGCCCGGCCAGAGGAGAAAACAGCAGCAacacttttattatttgtttagagGTATATTTGAAGCTGCGAATTCCGTTGAGTGGGGCCTGCGAAGCCTTTCCACACCACTGTTTACCCAGCGATTTAGtaaatttagatttcttttattaacagttaAATAGAGCTTTGTATATGCCACTTACTATAATTACCTCCTTTAATATTCATAGttaccctatgaggtaggtaccgTTAGccactttttacagatgaggaaacaaaccaGAAGAGGTGATACTTTGTCCCAGGACACATTGCTGAGAGGTGGCAGTTAGGATTTGAACCCCCAGGCATTCTGCTCTGAGAGTCCCTGTGCCTACTTGATATGCTGCCGCTCTAAAACTCCTCTCTGAAGTTCCAAAATTCGGGCAATCGGCTGTGGGTGTGTATCTGACCTTTGCAAAACCAGTGTCTGATATTCAGGAGAGGAACTGGCTTAAACATCCTGGTAAGTGACATTCATACTTCCTAGACGAGGTGCAGTCCAGATAGGCAGTGAATCTTCACTTTTCTGCTGGAGTGTTTTCATACTGAAGTTGAGTGAACAGCGTCACAGTTCCCATCCTCACAGAGCTCAGcggctggtggtggtgatgagggGGAATACAGAGAGATCAGCCGCTACATTGTAATGTGATAAAGTCTGTGAAGGCTGGGTTGGAATTGCTGTAGTGCCGGTTATTGTAGGCTGTGAGGGGATGGCCAGGACTTCCTGGGTAAAGTGAATTCTAAGCTGATAAATGAAAGTGAGCTGAATTAGCTAGTGAAGCACAGAGAAAGCATCAACAGCATGTGTAGAAATCCAGAGACAAGGGTGTGGTGAGCAGATCAGAAAACCTCCGGTAGTTAAGGATAGCTAAGAGCACAGGCtatggggaaggaggggaatgaTGGTCAGTAGGGGCCAGACCTTAAAGATCCTTGTGTCAGCCGTGTTAaagaatctggattttttttttttttcttaatgagaacAGTGGGGGAGGCatggaagtttttgtttttttctttaatttatttatttttgattgcgTCGGGTCTCTGTTGCtccacatgggctttctctagttgcggcgtgcaggggctactcttctctgctgtgcgcgggcttctcattgcggtggcttctcttgatgcggagcacaggctctaggcgcgtgggcttcagtagttgtggctcgtgggctcagtagttgctgcacgtgggctttagagcgcaggctcagtagttgtggtgcacgggcttagttgctccgcggaagCCCCGCATGGAAGTATTTTAAGCCAAGGCATATCATGATTATACTtgccttttaataaaataataattgcttatatttattgaatacttactatttACCAGGTCCAGTCCAAATTGCTTTATGTGTATAAACTCATAGCTCTGTGAAAGAGATCCTGCTGTTACaccccttttatagatgaggaaactgaggcaaagtaAGGTTCAGTACCTTGACTAAGTTCATATAGTCAGTAAGTGGCAGACCTGGGATTCAAGCTAGCTGCAGTGTGGAGAATGGAGAACAGCCAGACCGGAAGTGGAGAGAGCAGTTAGGCAGTGGCCCTTGTAACCCAGGAGGGAGGTGATGATCTCCTGCATGGGGACATGGCAGTGGGCATGGATTATGTGGAAGGATTTCAGAGTTcgttaggaggaaaaaaaactaGCTGATTGGTAGGTGAGGTTGTCCAGGCAGTGAGTGTAAACACATCTTTCAAGAGTTGGGCTTTGATGGGTTGAAGAGGGGCAGAGACTGTAAGGGGGAGAGAGAATgagggagggttttttttttttccttctgtgtacATACACTCACACAGGGGCGTTGGGAGAGGCCTACGGAAGAGgatataaaaacatttaatggtataattatttccttaaaaattatgtaccttttttctttgcttctgtttgATCTTTATAGGATGAAGTTGCCATATGCCCTTATGATTCCAATCATCGCATGCCTAAGTCGTCTCTAGCAAAGCACATGGTATCTTGTAGATTGAGGAAACTGGGCTATACCAAAGAAGAAGAGGTACCATATATCTATTATGTGTATGTTGTGTAATTCATACCTTAATAAATTCACAGTATTTGGAAGGTACAGTGTGATGTTTTCTGACAAAATAATAGTCATTTGAGGGGTGCAATGGTACTTGcctcatttttcaaattattgcaagaaatgtttaaatgatATTAATCTATTGTTGGTTTATCTCAAATCTTAAAATAGTCATGATACTGAAAAACactaagattttgttttttttattgtttaggGTAAAATGTATAATTCTGACTTTTTCTATGAGAATGTGAAGATACCTTCAGTTACCTTGAGTaagtattaatataattttaaaatatcttagtgTAGCTGTACCTGTATAGgtattgatatttctttttttaaatttatttatttttatttatttttggctgcattgggtcttcgttgctttgcgcgggccttctctagttgtggcgagcgggggctgctcttcattgcggtgcacggcctTCTCGTCGCAGTGGCTtatctagttgtggagcacgggctctacgcgcgtgggcttcagtagttgcggctcgtgggctctagagcgctctgtagttgtggcgcacgggcttagttgctccttgtcatgtgggatcttcccagtctaGGGaccgaacccgtgtgccctgcattggcatgcggattcttaaacgctgtgccaccagggaagtcctaatgtTTCATTTTTGAATTATCAAGAGAATGGACTTTATATGTATACTTATGGTTGATAAagaagggttttcttttttttttttaagattttttttttttgatgtggaacgttttttaaagtctttattgaatttgttacaatattgcttctgttttatgttcttttggttttttggctgcgaggcatatgggatcttaagCTCCCCAACCAGaaatcgaacccgcaccccccgtattggaaggcgaagtcttaaccactggactgccaggaaagtcccaagaaGGATATTTCCTATAGTGACACTAGTTTGCTCAATCTGAAATTTAGAGACCAGGCTTATAATAGGCAATGAAAATCTTCCAAAGCTTTGTACAGTAGGACAGATGCCTTCCTTCTTGATTATAACAAAAATCTGGCCACACGCATAATTTGACGGTAGAACTGAGGATGGAAATGTGTTCCAAGTGTTCACAGCATACATAGAGGTTAAAATCTTGGACTTTGGAATCAGAATGCCCTGAGTCAAGTAATTTTGTCACTAATAGTTGTGTGACTTTCAGTACGGTAATTAACCTGTTAGTTGCctaaatttctttataaaatgcgGATGATGATAATAGCAcccttgtgaggattaaatgatgtaATGATATATGTAATATGGTTAGAATACTGCCTGACACTTAGCTGGAATTCAAGAAATGTTAGATATTATATTGGTTGATAAAATTTGTAGCAGCTACTGCTGCGTGCTTGATTATAGTATTTTCTGAACTGCTTGAAGTCTGGTTACCTACTGGATTCTAGGTAGATCTGAAAGAATTCTGCATTCAGAGTACCTTGGCAGCACTGTGGGTGTTAAGATTCTGGAAGGTTTCTCAATGTGCCCAGGGAGCTTGGATTGGAACCCAGTTAATTTCATTGTGGACACTGACGATTCATATTgtatttatggatttttttgaCAGATAAGGACTCACAATTCCAGATAATTAAACAAGCTAGAGATGCAGTTGGAAACGATGGTGATTATTATAATCAAAGTAAGTGGCATCAAAGTTTGAACTAATTAATAAAACTTTTTCTTCCATAGCACATGTTTCTAATTTTCAAGAGAAATCTTACGAGAACAGTTATGAGAAAGGCTAAGTTTTATATTTGACATTAGACTCAGTGCTTGGTGTCAGCTTCATTTGTTAGATATATTCCACTGAGATACACCAATCTCACCAGAACACTGTTTTAGCTAGGGATTCATGCTTTGGAATTACCTAATAGGTGAGATTGCCTcgtagataatttttttttaattatgattaTTTAGTAAATAAATCCCACTGAGTAGACTGTCTCACCCTGACATTTCCCCTCTCTCTTGAGAATTAACCCAGTGTTAAATGTAGGAATGTCGAAATGCAACGTAAGAGGAAAGGCTCGGGCTAATCTGTCCCCACAGCTACTCCTCGGTGAAGCACAAACAACGGTTTTATATACAATTTCAGAGGGTTTGTGGATCCCTGCATGCCCAGGCTGGCTTAAGAGTTTCTGCCTGGGACTTAACTTCAGCAGAGACTAGGTTAGAATTTTTAAGTTTGAGCTTCTAGGAAATTGAAAGAAACCTTAATCCTTCaaaatcatagaagaaaacaagTAAATGCAGTTAACAGATTTCTGACTCTAGGTAGACCATCCAGCCAAAGCTGACTGGCTCTGATAAGAATTCTCAGTTAACTTCCTTAAGCCTCCTGAAGGTAGCTTTCTCTGGACATCTTACCTTTTTCTCCCTCACTCTTCTTTTTAGCTGAATGATACTCACTAGCCCATAGTTAGGATTTCTTTTCTCCTGTGTTGATGTTCAGGGTCTTAATCCCATTGTTCTAAGCCAGTATCTGGGCTTCATTTCTCCCTCAGTTGCCCTGTGGCTGCAGAAGGAAGAAGTCTTCTTAGTCTGCATTAGATTGGTTCCTCGGAACAGCCAGAAGCATATTGCTTGTATTTCCTGTTTTGAAGATCCCATTTAGTACTTTTTGTGCTAAATTGCAGGTTTTATTCTTTGAGGGAGACATTTGACTCTCAtcttatttgaagagattactgAGCTATAGTCAGTCAAGCCTTTTTTGACCCCTGTTCAGTTAGTGAACcaattaaaaaagtaaaggattttggttttttttttttttttggaggggttaTTAGTTAAAGGACTTTTTTTGACCTTAGCTAGTTAGATagatttactgaatttattttagaGTTGAAAGAGAATTTGGAGATAATCTAATCCAGCTTCTGctttttacagatcaggaaacaaaTCCTGTCTGATAGAGATGATAAAGTTCTGGGGTGCTTGTTCTAAAGGTTCTCAgtgcttttatattttagaagagagtttttttatttttcaaagctctCTTATTCATTTCATTTCCCTTTGACAACAAACTTGTGATAGGTTGAACAAGTATTTGCTCTTTCATAttagatgaagaaatagaggcaCACAGAAGTGAATTAACACCCCTTTGCTATAATATAGGAAAGCTGGATTGAGAGCCAAGTTCTGAATTTTGCAGATTTGCACATTGAGTTTAATTCTTTACAAAAGCAAATAATTACTTTGAATGAATAGTTCTTTCAATAGATAGTTAAAAGGAACTTCtatttgattttgaatttttgtatTATCTTAAATTAAGACTTCATTGTTAAGAATAACATGTTATATGATCTGTAAccctctttttaaaactttttttcatctATGTAGAGTTCTGCAATTTCTCAATAGAGATTAATTTTTGTGGCGCACTTATGTCTTACACATCTAAAATTTTTTACCCCAGGACAAAAATCTCTTTAATACTTTCTTATTGATGTTTActttgaaggaagaataactaacattaatagttttacattttccatttcattaatgttttgtttgttatATACTAAATTGTcagattttatgttttcatttcatcaGTCACATCAGATCTAAACTCAAGGTATAGAGTTCTCAATTCGTTAATCTTTGTCAAAGCTTGAACAGCCATTagatctacttatttattttcggATATAGTTACTTTGGTTAATTTTATCACCAAGATACTAATTTCAGTCATAAACAGTCATTTTATATAGTTGGtggtttatctttttccttcaatattaaaaattcaagttTCTGTACTTCAGTTTCATGGCATCTGTTTGGGTGGTGGCCGTGATTTGAACGTCAGTGTACTATGATAAAGAACCCCAAAGAGACAGGAGATTATGGTTCTAGACCTGATCTGTTCCTACCACTTGTGAGATGTTGGCAAATCGTTTTACTTCCAAGGACCTCATTTCTTCATCTCCAGCGTTAGGAAATTGACTCTGTATGAATTCTTTGCAAAATTCTGAGTTTGTACCTTTAACACGAGTTAatgtttaatattgttaaatatattattatttaatattaatatttaatattgtatcTCACACGTTTGAGATGCCCTGTGTTGGCAGAAAGGACTAACACAGAAGAATGAGAGTTCAAGTTATTGAAAAAGTAGattagagtttcagtttgggatgatgaaaaggttctggagatggatagacatgatggttgcacaacagtatgaatgtactaaatgccactgaactgtacacctgaaaatggttaaaatggtaaatttcatgtgtatattttaccacagtttttaaaaactactataAAAAAAGGTAGATAGAGGGTCACAGAATTAGTATGATTACAGCTCATTCAGATATACCTCTGAATTGTATAGAAACTTGCGTTGGAACTTTTACATTTTGTGGAAATGTAAGCTTATttaagtgtgtttatttttttgtgtgtcggAAATATCTATGTTCTGAATGATTTGAATGCAGCTTGTTTAACTTTtcctgtactttttctttttcagtaattgGGGTGAGTATAAAGAGGAATTAGGAACCTGAATGTACTCCTTATTTAAAGATATGCAGTATCCTTTTTGCAAATGATATCCTTTTAAAAGTATCACTCAAATTTCTAAACTTTATCTTAATCACTGTCACAATATTATAGTCTTGATTTGGAATTTTAGTTGAATTTCAAAGAATTTAACTATCAGTCTTGACCATACAGGAATttaagatgaataaagaaaactccaaaatattttaaggaggaaattatacttctttgtttaaaaagagCAGAGAGAGGTTTATGTGGAGCTTGTTTATAATACATCAGTGTTTTctaatcttttgtatttttctcctAGAATATATAACCTATATTCAGATAAATTCGGTTTATCAAAGGCatctcatttttatattataaaattaaatgttttaacatCTGGCTTTCCCTAGCGTCTACCAGAATTAGAGTAAGATTGATTGAAAAGGAGGGAACCCTCCTTCCGCACTAATTCAGAAGCCTTCTGCTAGTACAGATGCTTACCTGTAGCTGTTACACCACGGACTCAGAGTCAGTGTAGCTCGCGTCTTAATTTGTAGACAAATGTAAAGTCATCTCTCTTCCTGTGTGGTAACGCTTAGTTCATAGGGCGCTCTcatttgagtttttgttttgccTCTTTACCTAGGAAGTCAGTGAGATTAAACTGTATCAAATATAAGTATTTGAGAAGAGCTACTGATTTTACATTGTTCTGTGAACCTGAGTTATTACTTTAGGGTAACTAGCAAACATTAAAAGGATTCCTTTAGTAGCTCATGTTCTTTGTTTGCATTTGTGAATAATGAAGTCTAGAAAGAatcattttaaattgctttatttACAGTTacagtaatttttttgtttctttgagaaaattTGAATCTCAAAACAAATTTTCTTCAATGTTTAATACATCATATCAAGGtattgtatttactttttttcattaATGAGCAGATTTTAGAAAGTTCTATGACTTTGGTGGGGGGGGGTATTGTTAACGTTTTTCACTTAATTTGGTGAAGTCAATATGCTGCTGCTTCCGAAAATTAAATCAGGGTTAGTCTCAGTCTGTCTTTCTCTGGTCTCTTGGGATTTCTGCTACTTAACTGTTTCTTGGTCCCTAGCTCTAAGTCATTGCACAAATGGGATGCATTTTGACTATGGAACATCTAGCTTGATGTCTGTcataaaaaatgatattttttacacatttttcatatttctatagTTTATCTTCAAAGGGACTGTAATGTGTATTacctattaaaaacatttttttcccagcttttatGGGGAAAAGCATATAGACAGAAAGAAAGTTAATATCTACCTTTACAGTATGGGTAgccttttcaaagttttttttcttagcaAATTGTCTCATAGTTATTACTGCCTGCCTTCATGGGATCTGTCTTAACATTGTTGGAAAGAATAGCAAACGTCCACAACAGCAAACATTCTGTGGATGTAGCATTCAGGATAGAGTCAGTGTTGACCGTTATCACACAGATTGATGTTTTGTATGTTTAGGGATTACTATGAAAACAGATTGCTTGTGTTAATTTAATGTTGCATTATTACAGCGCATGTTTAAAGATAAGTATAGTAGATCATAAATCCACAAAGCTTCATGTATTGTTTAtccttgtgattttatttttactctaggGATGTATTCTTCATTGCCTGTTGAAGTTCCTCTGAATCACAAACGGTTTGTTTGTGATCTAACCCAAGCCGATCGTCTTGCCCTCTATGATTTTGTAATCgaggagacaaagaaaaaacGGTCAGATTCTCAAATTATTGAAAATGACAGCGATCTCTTTGTAGACTTGGCTGCCAAAGTCAATCAAGGTTTGAGACGAATAtcatagttttctatttcttaattgtCATTCCGTCCTTTGAGTGTTATTAAGATGACTTGTCAGGCCACTTTGAGTTGGAATAGGATGGTTTTGTATCATCTGTCATTCACATATATATTAAGATGTTTACTTAGTACTTGAAATTTTGCTCTCTGATTGTTACATTAAGCATACCTTACTTCTATAAGAATGTTCCTTGAGCTGGGCTATTACTTTAATCTCTGTACCTAAGCACTGTTATATTCAATTAATGGTTAGAGAAAAGGAGTGATATAAACCTCAGTCCACTTATATAACAgagttttcagaatatttttgagTGCTCTATTATTACAGTACATTACAGCGTGTTGAAATGTTGGATGATTATGGTGTGCTTTCCCACTAATTCATAAGAATTTATAGCTTCTGAGgatgtaataattttattttgttcttttattagaTAATAGTCGAAAAAGTCCAAAATCTTACCTTGAAATCCTGGCAGAAGTGAGAGATTATAAAAGAAGACGCCAGTCCTATAGAGCTAAGAATGTTCACATAACCAAGAAGTCATATACTGAGGTATGTTTGGCATAACTTTATGGAGCTTTGTCGAACACAGAGATTTCCCTTAGATACTTATCCTCTGTCCCGTGGATGTCCACAGTTCCTTAGAGGTTTTCTGAGCGGAAGTGGCTCCACGGTGGCCACACCTGCTTTGTATTTGCTCCATCACTCTCAGACCCACCCTTTACCAGACAAAGGCTTTTCAGGGTATAAAGCCCTTCTATAAAGAGgttgtgcagggcttccctggtggcgcagtggttgagagtccgcctgccgatgcaggggacaagggttcgtgtcccagtccgggaggatcccacatgccacagagcggctgggcccgtgaaccatgggcgctgagcctgcgcgtccggagcctgtgctccgcaacgggagaggccacaacagtaggaggcccgtgtaccaaaaaaaaaaaaaaaaaagaaaaggttgtgCAATCTTACAAAAACACTGCTTTTGAGAAAGTGGTATTACATCTCGATGAGGACATAGATTTTGGCTTTAGACAGACCTGGGCTTGAGTTTTGATTCTGCAATTTATCATTGGCTCTTtgacttgggcaaattatttgagCTTTTCAAGAttcagattttttcattttatagtaaTACAGACtgcagggttattgtgagaagTAATTGAAATAATGCTTATGGACAAAGAAATTGTTCAGTGAATATCTTTTTTGGCAGAAATTTTAGTGTACGTTTATGTACTTTACTAAACATTTGGGCTTAAGAAATGTCTTGgtataaattatttgtaatttatattataaaataattttatgtatattataaaatttaagtaCATTAACCTCTTGATGTATATCTAGACTTATTTTCAGATGTAATTTAGTGGGTAGAGTTGATGAATTTTGGTACACGAATCACCTTGCCTAAACACTGTAAATAATTTCCTCATTGAATCTCTAATTGTTCCcatgttatttcttccttccttttatgaTTTCAGAGACCTTCCATAATCTGGCCTCATTTTACCAAgcgttttcttttgttttagtcaAGCATGTCTGTTAACGTGTATCTGACCACACGTATTTATTCTTACCTCAGTATCCTAATACACGTTGTCTCATCTGTGGTGccttttgttttgctgtttagAAACTTGATGCCCACTCACTGTTTCCATGAGGTGTTGATGGCTCTGAGCCATCTGCTGGCTTACTGCACTCATGCTCTGTACCGACAGCTTAGCACTTGGTTTTATGCTGTGCTTTTTACAATTAAAGTACATGTTTTAGACTTACCTTACTCGGGCATCGCCCTAGTGAGTCTTACAGTCCCTCAAATCCTTGGTGGTTCAACACTTGTTTCTTCTCTGGTCTCATAACCTTGAACTCAAGTATCAGTGTCGTTGCTAAGTGCTCTTTACAATTTTatggttaactttttttttttaataaatttatttatttatttatttaatttttggctgcgttgggtcttcgtagctacgcatgggctttctctggttgcggcgagcaggggctactctttgttgcggtgcacagggctt
This window contains:
- the SNRNP48 gene encoding U11/U12 small nuclear ribonucleoprotein 48 kDa protein isoform X2, producing the protein MPKSSLAKHMVSCRLRKLGYTKEEEGKMYNSDFFYENVKIPSVTLNKDSQFQIIKQARDAVGNDGDYYNQRMYSSLPVEVPLNHKRFVCDLTQADRLALYDFVIEETKKKRSDSQIIENDSDLFVDLAAKVNQDNSRKSPKSYLEILAEVRDYKRRRQSYRAKNVHITKKSYTEVIRDVINVHMEELGSQWQEEQENAEDDVEKNEERRSASVDSRQSGGSYLDAECSRHRRDRSRSPHKRKRNKEKDKHWDSRRRKERDGERHHSHKRRKQKI
- the SNRNP48 gene encoding U11/U12 small nuclear ribonucleoprotein 48 kDa protein isoform X1 — translated: MDGDPPPVEERRRLREELSEFVESCCRTLEEVTASLGWSLDRLDPGEEEAAEDEVAICPYDSNHRMPKSSLAKHMVSCRLRKLGYTKEEEGKMYNSDFFYENVKIPSVTLNKDSQFQIIKQARDAVGNDGDYYNQRMYSSLPVEVPLNHKRFVCDLTQADRLALYDFVIEETKKKRSDSQIIENDSDLFVDLAAKVNQDNSRKSPKSYLEILAEVRDYKRRRQSYRAKNVHITKKSYTEVIRDVINVHMEELGSQWQEEQENAEDDVEKNEERRSASVDSRQSGGSYLDAECSRHRRDRSRSPHKRKRNKEKDKHWDSRRRKERDGERHHSHKRRKQKI